The following proteins come from a genomic window of Tepidiforma thermophila:
- a CDS encoding HAD family hydrolase, producing the protein MPPLLLFDIDLTLIATSGAGRMALDRAFEQVIGVARATDGVRFDGRTDRAIIAEVLERHGHPAVRFTEVRDAYLVHLPAALAEQGGQVLPGVEPLLAALCRELPGIGLATGNLREGARRKLGHFGLWQHFAAGGFGDDHADRSRIVAAAIDALAAAVGVPADPASACVIGDTPLDVAAALAVGARPVGVATGRYTEADLRAAGAEHVLPGFTDLDRALAVLLGG; encoded by the coding sequence GTGCCCCCGCTCCTCCTCTTCGATATCGACCTCACCCTCATCGCCACCAGCGGTGCCGGCAGGATGGCGCTCGACCGCGCCTTTGAACAGGTCATCGGCGTCGCCCGCGCGACCGACGGCGTCCGTTTCGACGGCCGCACCGACCGCGCCATCATCGCCGAAGTCCTCGAACGCCACGGCCACCCCGCCGTCCGCTTCACTGAGGTCCGCGACGCCTACCTCGTTCACCTCCCTGCCGCCCTCGCCGAACAGGGCGGACAGGTCCTGCCCGGCGTCGAACCCCTCCTCGCAGCCCTCTGTCGCGAACTCCCCGGCATCGGCCTCGCCACCGGCAACCTCCGCGAAGGCGCCCGCCGCAAGCTCGGCCACTTCGGCCTCTGGCAGCACTTCGCCGCCGGCGGCTTCGGCGACGACCACGCCGACCGCAGCCGCATCGTCGCCGCCGCCATCGACGCGCTCGCCGCAGCCGTCGGCGTGCCTGCCGACCCGGCCAGCGCCTGCGTCATCGGCGATACCCCCCTCGACGTCGCGGCCGCCCTCGCCGTCGGCGCACGCCCCGTCGGCGTCGCAACCGGCCGCTATACCGAAGCCGATCTCCGCGCCGCCGGCGCCGAGCACGTCCTCCCCGGCTTCACCGACCTCGACCGCGCCCTCGCCGTCCTCCTCGGCGGTTGA
- a CDS encoding Gfo/Idh/MocA family protein, producing MALRLGLVGAGFIAGVYAHAAARVPAVQLTAVASPRSAAEFASRWGIPHAFDDWRRLLAEAPIDAVAIAAPNDLHAPVAIAAAAAGKHVLCEKPLACGLPAAREMVDACDRAGVLLACAENLLFAPMYERAAALVRRGELGEPYLVRQVQAHAGPYADWFWQVDRTGGGALIDMGAHGVALVSRLLGAWPESVSAVLSRFLHAARTPAEDHALVHLRFPGGALATVEASWAAPGGADLLEVVGPRGRLVANLDRGPAIDLYREPGPGPGAGPSGWHHVMYEEAWQFGFPQELEHFADAVAGRAAPRFSGRDALRVLEIICAAYESARTGSPVVLPFESTAPRAIDHWLGAPAT from the coding sequence ATGGCCCTCCGCCTCGGTCTGGTCGGCGCCGGCTTCATCGCCGGCGTCTACGCCCACGCAGCGGCCCGCGTCCCCGCCGTCCAGCTCACCGCCGTCGCCTCGCCCCGCTCCGCCGCTGAGTTCGCCAGCCGCTGGGGCATCCCCCACGCCTTCGACGACTGGCGCCGCCTGCTGGCCGAGGCGCCGATCGACGCCGTCGCTATCGCCGCCCCCAACGACCTTCACGCACCCGTCGCCATCGCCGCCGCAGCTGCCGGGAAGCACGTCCTCTGCGAGAAACCGCTCGCCTGCGGCCTGCCCGCCGCCCGCGAGATGGTTGATGCCTGCGATCGCGCCGGCGTCCTCCTCGCCTGCGCTGAAAACCTCCTCTTCGCCCCCATGTACGAGCGCGCCGCCGCCCTCGTCCGCCGCGGCGAGCTCGGCGAGCCGTACCTCGTCCGCCAGGTCCAGGCCCACGCCGGGCCCTACGCCGACTGGTTCTGGCAGGTCGACCGCACCGGCGGCGGCGCGCTCATCGACATGGGCGCCCATGGCGTCGCCCTCGTCTCCCGCCTCCTTGGCGCCTGGCCCGAATCGGTCTCGGCCGTCCTCAGCCGCTTCCTCCACGCAGCCCGCACTCCGGCCGAAGACCACGCCCTCGTCCATCTCCGCTTCCCCGGCGGCGCCCTCGCCACCGTCGAGGCCTCCTGGGCTGCCCCCGGCGGCGCCGACCTCCTCGAAGTCGTCGGCCCGCGCGGGCGCCTCGTCGCCAACCTCGACCGCGGCCCCGCCATCGACCTCTACCGCGAACCCGGCCCTGGCCCTGGAGCCGGGCCCTCCGGCTGGCACCACGTCATGTACGAGGAAGCCTGGCAGTTCGGCTTCCCCCAGGAGCTCGAGCACTTCGCCGATGCCGTCGCCGGCCGCGCCGCGCCGCGCTTCTCCGGCCGCGACGCACTCCGCGTCCTCGAAATCATCTGCGCCGCCTACGAATCCGCGCGGACCGGCTCCCCCGTCGTTCTCCCCTTCGAAAGCACCGCTCCCCGCGCCATCGACCACTGGCTCGGCGCCCCCGCCACCTGA
- a CDS encoding LLM class flavin-dependent oxidoreductase, which yields MKFHWFHLMPWPYLPDDFQQKHRSVWVDVDYSLFDEEKANHVYHEYLDELEFAEKVGFDGICVNEHHSNAYGLMPSPNIMAATLTRRTNRAAIVVMGNSIALYNPPLRVAEEFAMLDILSGGRLVAGFPVGTSMDTNFAYGVPGAQLRERYYEAHDLIMQAWHNEGVSHFNGKYTQIRYMNPWPRPLQKPNPPIWIPGGGSIETWEWCADMGYLYSYLSYSGYKRAQTIMDGFWARMRDKGVEPNPYHAGFAQVVCVADNAAEAKELYWPHIDYFYNRCLHVFPGFADAPGYRTLRTVKAGIKSQFEQAQQNAKARLSWEGLVEQGYVIAGGPDYVTEKLNELAENLRVGHLMLLLQMGSMPRDVAIYNTQMFAEKVMPNLRDKFNEFEDRWYPKPLPPERRAVPKDEPVRPLRSPFAAGVGGA from the coding sequence ATGAAGTTCCACTGGTTCCATCTGATGCCCTGGCCCTACCTGCCGGACGACTTCCAGCAGAAGCACCGCTCCGTCTGGGTCGACGTCGACTACAGCCTCTTCGACGAGGAAAAGGCCAACCACGTCTACCACGAATACCTCGACGAACTCGAATTCGCCGAAAAGGTCGGCTTCGACGGCATCTGCGTCAACGAGCACCACTCCAACGCCTACGGCCTGATGCCCAGCCCGAACATCATGGCGGCCACCCTCACCCGCCGCACCAACCGCGCCGCCATCGTCGTCATGGGCAACTCGATAGCCCTCTACAACCCGCCCCTCCGCGTCGCCGAAGAGTTCGCCATGCTCGATATCCTCTCCGGCGGCCGCCTCGTCGCCGGCTTCCCCGTCGGCACCAGCATGGATACCAACTTCGCCTACGGCGTCCCCGGTGCCCAGCTCCGCGAGCGCTACTACGAGGCGCACGACCTCATCATGCAGGCGTGGCACAACGAGGGCGTCAGCCACTTCAACGGCAAATACACCCAGATCCGCTACATGAACCCATGGCCGCGCCCGCTCCAGAAGCCGAACCCGCCCATCTGGATCCCCGGCGGCGGCTCCATCGAAACCTGGGAGTGGTGCGCCGATATGGGCTACCTCTACTCCTACCTCTCCTACTCCGGCTACAAGCGCGCCCAGACCATCATGGACGGCTTCTGGGCCCGCATGCGCGACAAGGGCGTCGAGCCCAACCCCTACCACGCCGGCTTCGCCCAGGTCGTCTGCGTCGCCGATAACGCCGCCGAGGCCAAGGAGCTCTACTGGCCCCATATCGACTACTTCTACAACCGCTGCCTCCACGTCTTCCCTGGCTTCGCCGATGCCCCCGGCTACCGCACCCTCCGCACCGTCAAGGCCGGCATCAAATCCCAGTTCGAACAGGCCCAGCAGAACGCCAAGGCCCGCCTCAGCTGGGAAGGCCTCGTCGAGCAGGGCTATGTCATCGCCGGCGGCCCCGACTACGTCACCGAAAAACTCAACGAACTCGCCGAGAACCTCCGCGTCGGCCACCTCATGCTCCTCCTCCAGATGGGCTCCATGCCCCGCGACGTCGCCATCTACAACACCCAGATGTTCGCCGAGAAGGTCATGCCCAACCTCCGCGACAAGTTCAACGAGTTCGAAGACCGCTGGTACCCGAAGCCGCTCCCGCCCGAGCGCCGCGCCGTCCCGAAGGACGAACCGGTCCGCCCGCTCCGCTCACCCTTCGCTGCCGGCGTCGGCGGCGCCTGA
- the moaA gene encoding GTP 3',8-cyclase MoaA, with amino-acid sequence MAVTDRFDRPLRDLRISVTDRCNFRCVYCMPREVFGPDYQFLERDELLTYEEITRVTRILVGLGVEKVRITGGEPLVRRDLDRLIAAIRAIPGVRDLTLTTNGSLLRAQAKRLAAAGLQRVTVSLDSLDDAVFRAMNDAGVGVATVLDGIAAAREAGLWPIKVNAVVKRGVNDHTVVDLARYFRGTGIIVRFIEFMDVGTTNGWRLDHVVTGREIVEMISREFPLEPAEANYRGEVAQRWRYVDGAGEIGVITSISQPFCGDCTRLRLSPEGQLYTCLFGAKGHDLRGLLRSGASDAEVEAFVASTWRGRSDRYSEERTEATAGLPKVEMSHIGG; translated from the coding sequence ATGGCTGTCACGGACCGTTTCGACCGGCCCCTGCGCGACCTGCGGATTTCGGTGACGGACCGGTGCAACTTCCGCTGCGTGTACTGCATGCCACGGGAGGTGTTCGGGCCGGATTACCAGTTCCTGGAGCGGGATGAGCTGCTGACCTACGAGGAGATCACGCGGGTGACGCGGATTCTCGTGGGGCTGGGCGTGGAGAAGGTGCGCATCACGGGCGGCGAACCGCTGGTGCGGCGGGACCTCGACCGGCTGATCGCGGCGATCCGGGCCATCCCCGGGGTGCGGGACCTGACGCTGACGACGAACGGGAGCCTGCTGCGGGCGCAGGCGAAGCGGCTGGCGGCAGCCGGGCTGCAGCGGGTGACGGTGTCGCTCGACTCGCTGGACGACGCGGTGTTCCGGGCGATGAACGATGCCGGGGTCGGGGTAGCGACGGTGCTGGACGGGATTGCAGCGGCGCGCGAGGCCGGCCTGTGGCCGATCAAGGTGAATGCGGTGGTGAAGCGCGGGGTGAACGACCACACGGTGGTCGACCTGGCGCGGTACTTCCGGGGGACGGGCATCATCGTCCGGTTCATCGAGTTCATGGACGTGGGGACAACCAACGGCTGGCGGCTGGACCACGTGGTGACGGGGCGGGAGATCGTGGAGATGATCAGCCGGGAGTTTCCGCTGGAGCCGGCGGAGGCGAACTACCGGGGCGAGGTGGCACAACGGTGGCGGTACGTGGACGGGGCGGGCGAGATTGGCGTGATTACGTCGATTTCGCAGCCGTTCTGCGGCGACTGCACGCGGCTGCGGCTTTCGCCGGAGGGCCAGCTGTACACCTGCCTGTTCGGCGCGAAGGGGCACGACCTGCGCGGACTGCTCCGCTCGGGGGCGAGCGATGCTGAGGTGGAGGCGTTCGTGGCGTCGACCTGGCGCGGGCGGAGCGACCGGTATTCGGAGGAGCGTACGGAGGCGACGGCGGGCCTGCCGAAGGTGGAGATGTCGCACATCGGCGGCTGA
- a CDS encoding MerR family transcriptional regulator has product MTDTTGQERFLQIGEAAERAKLTQRTLRYYEEKGLLAPPTRMEGGFRLYSPEDMERIERIRQLKELLGFSLAEIKEMLDAEDVRLQIRAGWRADADAAEKAEKLRRAREVTLHQIQLIDQKMAKMASMREQLAERIRKYDEALLKYTDAGAGSEGTAQGSTAATQS; this is encoded by the coding sequence ATGACTGATACGACCGGCCAGGAACGGTTTCTCCAGATTGGCGAGGCCGCGGAGCGTGCGAAGCTGACGCAGCGCACGCTGCGGTACTACGAAGAGAAGGGGCTGCTGGCGCCGCCGACCCGGATGGAAGGCGGGTTCCGGCTGTATTCGCCGGAGGACATGGAGCGGATCGAGCGGATTCGGCAGCTGAAGGAGCTGCTGGGCTTTTCGCTGGCCGAGATCAAGGAGATGCTGGACGCGGAGGATGTCCGGCTGCAGATCCGGGCGGGCTGGCGGGCGGATGCGGATGCGGCCGAGAAGGCGGAGAAGCTTCGCCGGGCACGGGAGGTGACGCTCCACCAGATTCAGCTCATCGACCAGAAGATGGCGAAGATGGCGAGCATGCGGGAGCAGCTGGCGGAGCGGATCAGGAAGTACGATGAGGCACTGCTGAAATACACCGACGCGGGAGCGGGGAGCGAGGGCACGGCGCAGGGTTCGACGGCGGCAACGCAGAGCTAA